GGAGCCCGCTTTGCCCATGTTGCCCGCGTCCTGTACCACTGGCGCGAGCACGAGGGCTCCACGAGCGGGGACCACGCGCAGAGCAAGCCGTACGCCGAGGAGGCGGGGCGCCTCGCGCTCGCTCGTCACCTGGAGTCGCGTGGCATCGGCGCCGAGGTCGCTCTTACCGAGCGCCCCTTCGTCTATCGGGTGCGCTACGAGCTGCCGGACCCGCACCCGCTCGTGAGCGTCGTCATTCCCTCGCGCGACCACGTGGACCTGCTACGCTCCTGCATGGGCTCGCTCCTTGAGCACTCGGCCTACGACGCCCTGGAGGTCGTCGTGGTGGAGAACAACAGCGAGCTGCCCGAGACGCGCGCCTACTATCATGACGTCCAGGCCTCGCATTCTGGGATCGTGCGCGTGATCGACGCCTCGAGCCAGGCGGGGGAGTTCAACTACTCGCGCCTCGTCAACGCGGGCGCCGCCGCCGCGCGCGGCTCCTATCTGCTGCTCCTGAACAACGACACCGAGGTCATCTCGACCGACTTCGTGGAGGAGATGCTCGGGTACCTGCAGCGTCCCGAGGTCGGCGTCGTGGGGGCCAAGCTCTACTTCAGGGACGGTCTGACGCAGCACGCGGGAATGCTCGTGGGCCCCCATGGCGCGGTGGCCCATCCCAACCAGGACTTCCCGCCCCAGCGAGAGGGCTATCTCTCCCGTGCCGTGCGCCCGGGAAACTTCTCGGCGGTCACCGGGGCCTGCCAGATGATGCGCAGGGAGGTCTTCGAGGAGGTCGGCGGCTACGACGAGGACTTCGCCGTGGGCTTCAACGACGTGGACTTCTGCTTCCGCGTTCGTGCGACGGGGAGGCTCGTGACCTTCACGCCGTATGCGGAGCTCTACCACTACGAGTTCGTATCGCGGGGCAGGGAGGTCGCAGACCCGGGCAAGCTCATGCGCTGGAAGCGGGAGCAGGCGCTGTTCGTGCGGCGCTGGCCCGAGGTCTTTGTCGAGGGAGACCCGTACACCAACCCGAACCTCGACGTCGACAGCGCGTACTATGGGCTCTAGAATATCACCGTAGGTAGAGGAACCTGCAAAACGAGTCGAGAGAATAAAGGTAGAACTTATGGCATCGCACTTCGCCCCCCAGGATGATCACGCTCAGAGCACCCCGCGGAGCTCCTCGTCCTCGTCTGCCTACTCTCGCTCTGACGTGGCCGCCTACGCCGCCGCCCGGCGCGGCTCGGGTCCGCGCGGGCGTCACACCGGGCGTACCGTTGCCATCGTGGTGGGTGTCGTGCTCGCCGTGATTCTTGTAGCGGGCGGCACAGCGGGGTTTCTCCTCTACCGCTCCGCGATGTCGGTCAAGGCGCAGGCGTCGGAGATCATGGGACAGACCTCCACGCTCACGGACAGCCTCAAGAACGGTGACGCCGACGCGCTCTCCAGCTCGGTCGACACCATCGTGGAGAAGACGGCATCCATAGACGCCGAGGTCCATACGCCCCTGTGGAACCTCGCCACCCTCGTCCCGGTGGTGGGGGAGGACATCAGGTCCGCCCAGACCCTGGGTGACGCTGCCTCCGACCTGGTGAACGAGGCTCTGGTGCCGGTCACCAAGAGCATCTCGGGCATGAAGCTCTCCGACCTGTTGCAGGACGGCACCGTCAACGTGGGGCTTGTCCAGGCGCTCTCGACCTCCCTGTCCGACGCCTCGCCGGTGATCAAGAGCTCGGCGGACACGATCGCCGGCCTGCCCGAGGCGCACATCCCCCAGCTCGCGGACATTCTCACCAAGATTCAGGAGCCCCTGAGCAAGGCCCAGGGCGCCATCGACAAGATGCAGCCGATCTTGGACGTGCTCCCGCAGATGCTCGGTGCGGACGGCCAGACGAGGACCTACCTCGTCATCGCGCAGAACAACGCGGAGCTGCGCTCCACCGGCGGCCTTCCGGGATCGTGGGGCACCCTCACCGTCACCAACGGCAAGATCTCCATGGGCGACGACTTCCAGACGATCCTGCACGGTGACAACTTCAGGGTCTCGGCCACCGACGACGAGATCAGCTACATCTGCGCCACCATCCACACCGACCCGGCGCAGGTGAACTTCACCCCCGACTTCACGCGCGTGGGCGAGCTCTCTCGCGAGTACTGGGAGCAGGCGGGCTATGGCACGGTCGACGGCGTGATCGCCATAGACCCGGTCTTTCTCCAGAGCCTTTTGGCCCTGACGGGCGGCTTCGAGGCCCCCGACGGCACGACGGTCGACGGCACCAACGCGGCCACGGTCCTGCTCAGCGACACCTACTGGAAGTTCGGAAACGACGGCGATGCCCAAGACGCCTACTTCTCGTCCGTGGCCGCCCTCGCCTTCCAGAACGTCATGGACAATCTGGGCAACGCGGACATGAAGGACCTCTGGAAGGCAGTCGAGCAGGCCGGCGACCAGGGACGCCTTCAGGTCTGGATGGCTTCCGACGACGAGGAGAGCGTGATGGGCACGCTGGGTCTCTCCGGCGCCCTCGCGAGCGACCCCTCCGCTCCCGTTCTGGGCGTCTACCTCGACGACGATACGATCAGCAAGATCAGCTGGTACACGTCGGCGAAGACGGACTTGGGCGAGGGGACCAACAACGCCGACGGGACCACCACCTACAACGTGACCACGACGGTGGCCAACACCATCACCTCGGCGGAGGCGGCGGAGGCCCCCACGTACATCTCGGGTGGAAACGAGAACAAGCGAAACGTCTCTGACATGCTCGACTACGTGTATCTCTACGCACCGGCTGGGGGGTCCATCTCGAACTTCTCGGTGAGCGAAGGGGGCCTGGTGGGAGACGTTGCCCCCAGCGACCACGAGGTCTACGGCCTGCAGGTCATAAACGCCCATATCCACGCGCGTGCCGGTGAGACCGTTACCCTCACGTATCAGGTTACCGTCTCCGCACAGGCGGCGGAGCCTCTGGCACTGCGCACGACGCCCCTGGCCCAGGAAAGCCTCATGTAGACGACCCGCAAGGGGTCCCGAGGCCCCTGTGGCGAGTGCTGGAACTTCGACCATACCCAACCGCCTGTTTCGAGGGTAAAACGCCCTCGAAACAGGCGGTTGGGTATGGTTAAAAAAGTAGACGGGCAGCTTTGCATGAGGCTGCCCTTAGACGAACGGTGTTTGCGCAACTGGCGTCTGGGGGGCGGTCTTCTCGTGTCGAATAGCGTACGCTCGGTGTCGAGCACAGAGGACAGTGCCGAGCGAATAGCCTCTTAGTCCCTCAGGAAGACTGCGTATGCTCAGATTGGCTCCCGTTCCTCGGGAGTAAACCTCACGCTTACCGCTTCCCCTGCCGTTGGTATTCTCGCTCCCGCCCGTTACGTAGTGTGGACTTTTCACCGTGGGTCGATGGGCATGCGGGAACTATGGTAGGTTCATGCAGGCCACATGCTCAGAGCGTGAGCATGAAACGTAGCTCATTAGCATCTTGCCCTCACGGAGGTTTCATCTATGTCTCCATTGTCACCTAACATTACGCGCAGAAATGCCCTCCTGTCTGCCTCGGTTGTTGCCGCCGGGCTTGCCCTCCCGGCCCCGGCCAGAGCTTTTGCGGACGAGCTTCTCGCTTCCTCGGACGTTATCGACTTTCTCTACATAGACTGCTCCACGCTGACGGCGGGAGACACTCAAAACATCGTCGTTTCCCTGAAGGAGGGGCTAACCTTTCAGGACGCCTCGTTGCAGGTGCACAACAGCGATACCGCTGAGGACCTCACCCTTGATTTGGCTGGCTCGACGGACGTCTCCCTGCTGTTTACCTTCGCGCCCGCGACCGTGGGGGAGTACGTGGTGTCCAGCCTCTCTCTCGTCACGGAAGACGGTCAGAGTCTCGTAGACTTCTCTGACTGTGATGGCTCGTATCGGTCCTTTACGGCGACCTCGGCCATAGCGGCAATGTCTCTCGAAGTTGAGCCTACCAGCGATGACTCCGAGCCGACGCTTGAGGTCTACTCGGCCGACGAGGACGGCGAGACCATACAGCTCGACTCCATTGAGGAGGGCATCTCATCCTCTGCGGCAGAAACCTCTGCGACTGTGACTACGATGAGCATGAGGTCCGTCTCCTCCAAGAACCTCGTGGTCGCCCTTGATCCGGGCCATGTGGCGGTGAGCTCTGGTGCCGTGGGAGTCAACGGTACCACCGAGGCGTCGTGCACTTGGAAGATTGCTCAGTACTGCAAAGCAGAGCTCGAGACCTATCAGAACGTGAGCGTTGTCCTCACCGTGAGCCAGAGCGAGGCGCTTAGCAGCAGCACGGAGCTCAAGGTGCGCGTTCAGCGAGCGGTCGACGCAGGTGCCGACGTCCTCGTGAGCCTTCACCTGAACTCGACCAGCGAGGGAGGCTCGTCAGGCACCGCCTACGGAGCTGAAGTCTGGGTCCCCTACTCTGCTGACTATAATTATGAAACCCATGTGGTTGGGGAGGCCCTAGGTAATCAAATCCTTGCTGAGCTCGAGAAACTCGGGCTCTCAAATCGCGGCACCAAGGTAAGGCCAAACGATCGCCATTACACCCAGTATGACTACCCGGATGGCACCATCGGAGACTACTACGGTATCATTCGCTATGCACGCGAGTCGAATCTCCCTGCCATCATTGTCGAGCACGCCTTTATCAATAATGGGAGCGACTACTATGCTTATTTGAGCAGCGATTCAAAGCTCCAGCGCCTGGGTGCTGCCGATGCGACGGGCATAGCAAGCTACTATGGTCTGAGTCAGGTTGAGGGTGCGGTCTACCGTCTCTATAATCCCAACAGCGGAGACCATCACTACACCATGGACTCCAACGAATACTCCACGCTTGGGAGTATCGGCTGGAAGCAGGAAGGGGTGGCGTGGATTTCGCCTGACTCTTCTACCACGCCTGTCTATCGCCTTTACAATCCCAACAGCGGCGATCATCACTATACAATGGACGTTCACGAGTACCAGACGCTCGGGACTATAGGTTGGAAACAAGAAGGTGTGGCTTGGTACTCCGATGATGCTCATGGTGTTACCGTCTACCGTCTGTTTAATCCCAACGAGACCGTTGGCACTCACCACTACACCATGGACTCAAACGAGTATGCGACGCTTAAGATTCTTGGCTGGAAGCAGGAGGGCGTGGCTTGGTACGGAATGTCGGTCGGCTAGTTTCGCCGTTGGAATCGTACACACATGGAAGAATATGTATGCTCATGCGACGTATTGCTCAGACTACGGCGGTTATCCTTGCAGCTTCAGCCCTGTTTTTTGCGATTCCACTGACAGTTGCACAGGCGATGGAACAAGACTGTGCTGTCTATCGTCTTTATAACCCCAATGACGGGGACCATCATTACACAACGGATTCCAACGAGTATGCGACGCTCGCGTCTTACGGTTGGAAGCAGGAGGGGGTGGCGTGGACTTCGCCTGAGTCGTCTAATACGCCCGTCTACCGTCTCTACAATCCCAACAGTGGCGATCACCACTACACAAAAGATGCCAATGAGTATGCGACGCTTGCGTCTTATGGTTGGAAGCAGGAGGGTATTGCATGGTATTCGGATGATTCCCAGTCCGTTGCGATCTACCGTCTCTACAATCCCAATGCCACCATCGGGACTCATCATTACACTATGGATTCTAATGAGTATGCAACGCTTAAGACCCTTGGTTGGAAGCAGGAGGGCGTGGCGTGGTATGCAATAGACACGACATCCACAGCTAAAACACCCATTATGGGGGCCTCGACCACGACGATCTCCCAGATGGTCTCTTACTACAAGAGCATGGGAGCCACGTATCCCTCGTCTGTCTACACGCAGTACGGCGCCTCGACCATCAAACAGTTCTGCACAATCCTTCTGGAGGAGGCCAACTCCGAGGGGGTTCGTGCTGAGGTCCTCTTTGCCCAGGCTATGGTCGAGACGGGTAACTTGCAATTCGGGGGCTCCGTCAAGGTGGCGCAGTGCAACTTCGGTGGGCTCGGAGCTCTCGACGACGGCGGCTCGAGTGCCGACTTTAGCTCGTACGGGAGCGACGGCGTGCGCATGGGGCTTCGTGCCCAGGCTCAGCATCTCAAGGCATATGCTTCCACGGCCGAGCCCAACAACACCTGTGTGGACCCGCGCTTTCAGTATGTCACTCGTGGCTGCGCGCCCCTGGTCGAGGATCTTGGCAGCGGAAAATGGGCGAGCGACCCGTCCTATGCGTCCAAGCTCCTGCGAGTGATGAGTCTTCTCGCCCAGAAGTAGTTTCCCTGACTGGTACTAAATTGGCTCCCAGCGGATTGTTCTAGCTATAGATAGGCTTTCGGGGTATTATGTCTCTTGTGGCCTTTCGGCCACGGGTATCGCGCGCGAGCGCAGCTTTTTGTCCTGCGGGACAAAGAAAGAAAGGCACGACATGGCTCAGGGTACTGTTAAGTGGTTCAATCCGGACAAGGGCTACGGCTTCATCTCTCGTGAGGATGGTGACGATCTGTTCGTCCACTACTCTGAGGTCGAGATGGACGGCTTCAAGACTCTGGACGAGGGCCAGGCCGTCGAGTTCGAGATCACGACCGGTCAGAACGGCAAGCTCCAGGCGTCCCACGTACACAAGATCTAAGCCCTATTTACTTATAGAGAGCTGAGAGGAGGCCCACACAGGTGGGTCTCCTTTTTTATGCATGTCCACTGGGGCGCGGGGTCGCCGGGGCTTTCCGGTGAGAGGCAGATGAAGACGCCGCAAGCGCCCCGCGGGTTCGAGCTTGCATGCTCAGAGCGGGGCACTTTCGTCACATGGAAGTCAAAAAAAGCCGCATACGCCCCTCAGAGTTTCCGGTCCTCCTTCTCGCCCCCCTCCGCGTCCTTGACAGCACTTCGAGTTCAGGCTAGATTGCCCACACACACGGGGCGAGAAGGGAAGCGATGGGCAGCGGTGCACCGACGGAAGACGCGGTCCTGACGAGGGCGTCTTCAGCTGATGAGGAGCAGGGGAGCGCAGCAGGAGGCTACAGCAAGCGCACGTCGATGCGGCTTCTGCTGAGCCTCCTTTCTCCCTACAAGGCGCTTGTCGCGGGCACGCTGCTCATGCTCCTGTGCGACACGGCGGGCATGCTCTACGTTCCCACCCAGCTCTCGGCCATCATCAACGTGGCCGTTACCACGCACGACGTCAACGCGCTCATGCGCCACGGCGTGGCCATGCTCATCGCGGCGCTCGTGGGCTCGGGAGGCTACATCTCGTCGACCTACCTGGCCTCGCAGCTGTGCGCCAAGGTGGGCCGTGACCTGCGCATGGGCGTCTACGAGTCCTCGCTGGCCTTCTCGGGCTCCGACTTCAACCGCTTCGGTACGGGGTCCATGATCACGCGCACGCTCTCCGACGTCAACGTCATACAGCAGACGCTGCTCATGACCATACTCATGATCGTTCCGGTGCCCCTGATGTGCGCGATCTCAATCATCTTGGGCTTCTCGACCGACGCCGTCATGGGACGGGTCCTGCTCGTCGTGACGTTTGCCTCGCTCGCGATTTCGGTGGCGGCCGTGCTCCACTCCGCGCCCATCTTCACGCGTCTCCAGGGCTTCATAGACGCGATGAACGTGCGCCTGCGCGAGGCGATGACCGGTGTGCGCGTGATACGCGCGTTTGGCAAGGAGGCCCACGAGCGCGGCCGCCTTGACGAGACCTTCACGGACTACGCCACCAACGCCATCAGCGTGAACCTCATCTTCGCGGTCACCGACTCCATGACCTTCTTCCTGATGAACGCCGTGGAGGCCCTGATCATGTGGCTCGGCGCCGACCGCGTGGGGGTCCATGCGATGCAGATCGGCTCGATCTCGGCGCTCGTGGAGTACGCGATGCTCATCATGTCCTTCATGATGATGGCTCAGTTCGCCCTCCTCTCCGTGCCGCGCGCGCTGGCCTGCCTGGCGCGCGCCTCCGAGGTCCTGGGCCTCTCGCCTGAGATTCGCGACCTCGCCTCGTGCTCCCCGGCGGATGACCCTGCGGTCGACGAGGTGGCCCGCTTCGACCAGGTGAGCCTGCGCTTCTCGGACGCCGACGAGGACACCCTGCACGACCTCAGCTTCTCCCTCAGGCGCGGCCAGGTGACGGCCATCATCGGAAACACCGGCTCTGGCAAGTCGACGATCGCCAAGATGCTCCTGCGCTTCAACGACGTTACGGCGGGAAGCCTGCGTTTCGGCGGCATCGACGTGCGCAACCTCGCCCAGGCGGACCTGCGAGCCCGCATCGCCTATGTCCCCCAGAAGGCGTGGCTCTTCTCGGGCACGATCGCGCAGAACCTGCGCCACGGCAACGACGAGGCCTCCGACGAGCGGCTCTGGCACGCCCTCGAGGTCGCCCAGGCCTCCTTCGTCCGCGAGCTGCCGGAGGGGCTG
This is a stretch of genomic DNA from Thermophilibacter immobilis. It encodes these proteins:
- a CDS encoding DUF4012 domain-containing protein; translation: MASHFAPQDDHAQSTPRSSSSSSAYSRSDVAAYAAARRGSGPRGRHTGRTVAIVVGVVLAVILVAGGTAGFLLYRSAMSVKAQASEIMGQTSTLTDSLKNGDADALSSSVDTIVEKTASIDAEVHTPLWNLATLVPVVGEDIRSAQTLGDAASDLVNEALVPVTKSISGMKLSDLLQDGTVNVGLVQALSTSLSDASPVIKSSADTIAGLPEAHIPQLADILTKIQEPLSKAQGAIDKMQPILDVLPQMLGADGQTRTYLVIAQNNAELRSTGGLPGSWGTLTVTNGKISMGDDFQTILHGDNFRVSATDDEISYICATIHTDPAQVNFTPDFTRVGELSREYWEQAGYGTVDGVIAIDPVFLQSLLALTGGFEAPDGTTVDGTNAATVLLSDTYWKFGNDGDAQDAYFSSVAALAFQNVMDNLGNADMKDLWKAVEQAGDQGRLQVWMASDDEESVMGTLGLSGALASDPSAPVLGVYLDDDTISKISWYTSAKTDLGEGTNNADGTTTYNVTTTVANTITSAEAAEAPTYISGGNENKRNVSDMLDYVYLYAPAGGSISNFSVSEGGLVGDVAPSDHEVYGLQVINAHIHARAGETVTLTYQVTVSAQAAEPLALRTTPLAQESLM
- a CDS encoding N-acetylmuramoyl-L-alanine amidase, translated to MSPLSPNITRRNALLSASVVAAGLALPAPARAFADELLASSDVIDFLYIDCSTLTAGDTQNIVVSLKEGLTFQDASLQVHNSDTAEDLTLDLAGSTDVSLLFTFAPATVGEYVVSSLSLVTEDGQSLVDFSDCDGSYRSFTATSAIAAMSLEVEPTSDDSEPTLEVYSADEDGETIQLDSIEEGISSSAAETSATVTTMSMRSVSSKNLVVALDPGHVAVSSGAVGVNGTTEASCTWKIAQYCKAELETYQNVSVVLTVSQSEALSSSTELKVRVQRAVDAGADVLVSLHLNSTSEGGSSGTAYGAEVWVPYSADYNYETHVVGEALGNQILAELEKLGLSNRGTKVRPNDRHYTQYDYPDGTIGDYYGIIRYARESNLPAIIVEHAFINNGSDYYAYLSSDSKLQRLGAADATGIASYYGLSQVEGAVYRLYNPNSGDHHYTMDSNEYSTLGSIGWKQEGVAWISPDSSTTPVYRLYNPNSGDHHYTMDVHEYQTLGTIGWKQEGVAWYSDDAHGVTVYRLFNPNETVGTHHYTMDSNEYATLKILGWKQEGVAWYGMSVG
- a CDS encoding glucosaminidase domain-containing protein; protein product: MAWYAIDTTSTAKTPIMGASTTTISQMVSYYKSMGATYPSSVYTQYGASTIKQFCTILLEEANSEGVRAEVLFAQAMVETGNLQFGGSVKVAQCNFGGLGALDDGGSSADFSSYGSDGVRMGLRAQAQHLKAYASTAEPNNTCVDPRFQYVTRGCAPLVEDLGSGKWASDPSYASKLLRVMSLLAQK
- a CDS encoding cold-shock protein, which gives rise to MAQGTVKWFNPDKGYGFISREDGDDLFVHYSEVEMDGFKTLDEGQAVEFEITTGQNGKLQASHVHKI
- a CDS encoding ABC transporter ATP-binding protein, which translates into the protein MRLLLSLLSPYKALVAGTLLMLLCDTAGMLYVPTQLSAIINVAVTTHDVNALMRHGVAMLIAALVGSGGYISSTYLASQLCAKVGRDLRMGVYESSLAFSGSDFNRFGTGSMITRTLSDVNVIQQTLLMTILMIVPVPLMCAISIILGFSTDAVMGRVLLVVTFASLAISVAAVLHSAPIFTRLQGFIDAMNVRLREAMTGVRVIRAFGKEAHERGRLDETFTDYATNAISVNLIFAVTDSMTFFLMNAVEALIMWLGADRVGVHAMQIGSISALVEYAMLIMSFMMMAQFALLSVPRALACLARASEVLGLSPEIRDLASCSPADDPAVDEVARFDQVSLRFSDADEDTLHDLSFSLRRGQVTAIIGNTGSGKSTIAKMLLRFNDVTAGSLRFGGIDVRNLAQADLRARIAYVPQKAWLFSGTIAQNLRHGNDEASDERLWHALEVAQASFVRELPEGLGTRVAQGGTNFSGGQRQRLAIARALVREADLYVFDDSFSALDYKTDAALRHALSAELSGAATLIIAQRVSTIHDANQIVVLKDGSVVGRGTHEELMDGCPTYRAIADSQTRGEGDHGGR